CTACATCAATACCTATACCCCGGGGTGGATAAATTATCTGAATTTCTCTTAGGGGAACCAGAATCAACAAAGACCTCCACCCCTAGGCTTTCAGCAGCAGGCTCCTCCTAGAAGGAGTAATCTAGTGATGCAGAAGTTTATCTCGGCATTCGAAATAAGGTTTCATACTACTAAGACTGCTTTTAGAAACTAGTAAGCTTCGATTCAGAATTTGGAGAATCAAGTGGGGCAGAGCACAAAGCTTTTGAGTGAAAGGCCTCAAGGAAGTTTGTCAAGCAACATAGAAGATAACACTAAGGAGCAGCTTAAGGTTATCACATTGCAAAGTGGTAAAGAGCTAAAGACTAAGCTGAATGAAGTAGATGAAAAATCTACTACGATTGAGAAGATTGATGATGAAAACAAGGGTACACAGGCTGAAGTCGAGGACAAAGTAGAAGCAACACCCAAGCCTACCCCTTATGTGAAGGAATATCAATCCAGAATACCCTTTCCAGCTCGTCTTCAGAAGACAAATTGGATACACAGTTTAGTAAGTTTATTGAACTCTTTAAGCAGTTGTAATATTAATATACCTTTTGTGGAAGCTCTATCGCAGATGCCcaagtatgctaagttcttaaaggaactCATTTCTAACAAGAGGAAGCTCGAGGAAGTATCAATGGTGCAACTATCGAAAAAGAGTTTAGTGGTCATTCAAAAGACAAGCTAAAAACCCAGGCAGTTTTATTATTCCTTGCTTTACTGGTAATCTAAATATTGACAATGCACTTGCTGATTTGAGGGCTGGCATTAGTGTTATGCCTTATAATTTGTTCAAGAAACTAGGGTTGGGAGAACCTAAACCAACACTTATGAGCATTCAATTGGTTGATAAATCTATTGTATAACCTATGGGTATTATTGAGGACTTGTTAGTAAAGGTTCAggagtttatttttcttgtggattttctagttatggatatggatgaATATGTTGATGTTTCCCTTATTCTAGGAAGACCCTTTCTTACTACAGCTAGGGCCATCACTGATGTTCATGATGGTAAGCTTATTCTTAAGGTAGGAGAAGAGCAAGTGACGTTTTAAACCCTTCACTCCATGAAACATCTGcttgtacttgatgatatGGATGTTAGTAATGATACAATTAAGCATGAGACTATGAATTatatttcatctattattgCTAAAGATGCTTTGGAGTTATGTTTGGTATAGGAACAGGAGAAATGTGAGATGCCAGGAGCTTTGAAACAGCTAGCCTACCTTGAGGCGGCAAGGCCAATGAGAAAGTAGTCTTTCGAGCCTATAGAGATGCCGAAAGAGGAAAGGATGAAGCATTCCACTGAAGATCCTCCTTCTTTGGAACTTAAGCAGCTTCCGAAGCACTTGGAGTATGCCTTTCTGATGGAATATGgattaagttaattagagaattaacattgaattaaaagggtttaattcataattcataattcattgcCAATATGTTAGGAACCTTTTGGGTCACACACAAATAGgcttaaaattgaaattaaaatgagGTTTAAGATTGGGCTTaagcttatatatatttggcctaattaaagttaattagtttaatacatATTAGGCTATGATATTCTGCTATGAGAGTCCTACAACTATGCTcatgtattaattaagttaacttAGTCTAAACAAGCATAATTAAGGCCTAAAATTAAGAGTAAGGCCTTGCTTGTTAAGAAACTAGGTTAAATTCCATGTACATATAAAAGAGCATATGATGGGCGGCTAGGGTTAATGGAGGATACCATcaacacttaattaataagattaattaagatttaatcTAGCTTGGAACTAGCATTCACTCCTCATCATCTCCACTCTCTCTCTTGTGAAGGATTGTTCAtaggaaattttaattttaaagctTGTGTATATTATGATTAGAGGCTAGTCATTTGAGTAGCTTAGATGCCCATATCAACCTTGCCAAGATCAACaaacaaaaaatcaaaagagatCATATCATGGCTGACACACCCATTGTAAGGATCTCATTTTATTTGCttattttgtgaattatgaTTATCTAAATCAATGAAATCCATCTTaggaattaagaaaaaaattaaattactttcGTTGcctctttgatttttttttaaatcaattactAATAGAAGGACTAACAGTCGTTCCATTCAAGCAATTGGTTTATCACTTGCAGTTATGCCTTGTGAAGGTTACGGAAATGCAGGAAACAAAAAGGGAAAGGCAGAGAACCAAGACACACAATCAACAATCTCAGACAAACTCAGAAAAAATTGAACAAACAAGTTCTCTCTGTATTTACTTTGTAATCAAACTTTCTTTATATTCAACATTTacgatttatattatttacaaCAATCTTTACAGTAATTTTATAGCCATTTTCATAGAGCACTCAAATAAATTATGGGTTAGAGGTGTTTGAAATCCATAATTTTCCTGATTATAAGTCAAAGAGCACAATCAATCAAGATGGTTTATGTACCACACAAATGTTGTAAGCCCGCAACCAATTCACAGCCAACAGTAAACCATGTCTAaccattttcaattaaatcatgTGTTTTTCACTAAATAAGGATTCAACCATAGTTTTATCAATAGTTATTTTAACATTAAGCTAATgcctaatatttattttagactcATATCATTTAGTTATATATAAGATAATCTTAGATAACCTATTCTTATCAGAGCAATTGGCAAGAAATAGAATTCATCTTGAAATTTGttcaaacaaaaagagaaaaggaagaattataatagttttaataaattataagaactcattttatattgacaaaattcattatttgaccttaaaactttcaaattttattttatcgagggcttctatttctattatgatttatttagCCTTAACAGTATTATATTTGTGTTGaaagtttattaaaaattgattaagttttgtgacttttatatttaattgaaaaagaatgagaactgataatattaataaaaaatattaataaaagctcttattattataataagaaagtgatttttaaaattgaagaaaaaagttataatcttttctttttttaactttggtttttcatttttaataattcaatcTTGGTATTGATTTATTTGATTGTTGAAAAACAAGAGGAGAATgcatgaagaaaaaaaataaaaaaaataaaaatcgaTTCAGCTACTTGAAAATATGACTATTAAGGCTATCAGATGCTATTTCTAGCCATACTCCAATTGAATGCAATTGTTGTTATTCTTTTCATcaatttctcatataaaatttattttatttaggttatttgataattttttcatttctttaatttcatgttgggattatattttttattattaatttttaacatcaTTAATGCTTTATACTTTATACTTTATactgtaaataaaaaaaattactaaaaagtCCTAATgtgataaaagtaaaagtttaAGAATTCAATAAAACACAATTGATGTATTTAaggaattcaattaaataCAATTGATGCATGAGGACTCAATAGAACAAATTTTAAAGTCTAGGGACTAAATTATGCATTTTATGTTGAtgaataactttttaaaaatttatccttcTTTCATCACATGTTgaattgttaattaaataaattctattgaAAACATAAAATGGATGAAATGAAGTAAGAGAATGAAATAGGGCTaattataaagataattatgatttttattgatttttataaatttaacctaacttttaattttactaatttcaacacaaattttataattttttacaaTTCAAAGTACGGGTTGAAAATCTGGTATAATATTGCTGACGTGGCAGCCGGAGTTAGCCACGTCAAGAATCACACCTTTgcataattacaaataaaatcatgaactctaattttttttacaaactTATCACGATTTTTTAACTTTGGCAAATTAGTATACAATCTTAAGCATCTAATATTTAGATAATTccattagaataaataaataataagtttaattacaataagaaatactaaaaattataatatttagtaattgatataaaaattaattgtaataaaaaaaactgtgtatttaattagaataaaataagatattttgcttttagaattagaggtcttaattttaaaacttctCTCCAACCTGACAAAATGTGAGACCCTATAAGAACTCATCTAGAAGAAATCTCTTATATTACTAACAACAATAAGTAACatatattaactatattttttaaaacaattcaaataaaatcataaaaaggatatttactcatatattataaagagaaaaaataaattctaaattatattaagcGATTAAGTATTGATCATACAAAATcttcatataaatattgattaatattaaaatttagagtataaattataaagatttATTCTAGAACCTATTtgttctttataattttacaattacttaatgttaatattaaaatcacatttatgattttcttaaacaattttagtaatttaaaaataaaaaatttattaatattttacccattttattattatttttaaatttttattttaattaagtctATAACTTtctcattgtaattaaattgtatattcAATTACTAATCGGTTATcagtttttcaaaatttaagaaCCGTGATAaaattgtaagaaaataaaatttgagatatttttttacaattaagcaaaagtgatatttttttgacatgACGTTTACGTAGAGTAGCTAAGCTGACTCTGACGCCATTATGCTGGATTTTATAATTGGTGCTTTGAAttgtaagaaattataaaatttatattaaaattgtcaaaattaaaaagtcatgttaaatttataaaaaaaataaaaatcataattatttttgcatttaaCCCAATAAAATATGtggtaaaattaaaataaaattttaactaaactTAATAGGAGGATAGtgtagtttttttttacttaatcAACTATTAAATGTATGGTTCTAAAATTCTAGCTGGCTAGATTCTAGCGATTTAGCATTGTCCAATTTCAAATGATGGTATTAATCAtatagattatttttatttactgcCAACAATATAGGACTGCAAATTCCAAAAATCCCCCTTCCCTAATTTTTATAacagaataaaatatattaatcaatataaaaaaattaataaaaatgaaaataaaagaattatataatttatgtcCAAGAAGATAAATATCTAATTACAGCATGCCAGGGACAGAAgaatcagaaaaagaaaacaaaaaaaaaaaaggataatcTTGAAGCAGTAGCACTTCTTCCCTATCTCCCAAACCTTCCCTTGCTCCCTAATTCCATTCCCACAAAGCAACACCAAATTCACTATAACACAACATATTCTctgaaaatccaaaaatatataacGAAACATAAAAGACACAGCCTCAAAGTAAATCTCCTTTGTTGTCTTTGTGCTGGGTTTAATCAGAAGAAAGCTTTGTTTTCAAACGGTAAAggagcttcttcttcttagaAGTGGGATTGTCAATGGTTAGCACAATCTTACCAGGTTCCCCAATTTTAAAACTGTTGCAGACCACTGGTTCTTCAGTCACACCAATCTTTCTCGCCTTCTGTATTATGACTGTGTAGCTTTGTTCTGCACTTGGTACAAATTCTGCCCCATAATTCACATCCCATCCTACTACTCTGACTTCCCAAGTTAGAAGACATGCCTGCACATTCATTTCCCACCATGAGATTGCTTCAACTAGattaacattaattaataGGCAGTAACTAAAAAGCGCTGACACTCCTAACAGAATCGACggtgtaatatatattttgaataattagatttattagATTCAATCAAAACCATAGATAAAAACTTactaatagaataaaaaaataatatagagaGAAATTCagcaatatttttatttttttccaccgattttataaacttttaagaaaaaatattaattttacattttattaaaaataaaatttttgtgACAGCGAAGAATGATACTGTATTGACCGCCTGTTTATATTGTATTATGTCCATATCCGAGTATGTGCCTCTTAGGACAGTGCTGGTATTCCATATCCAATTTTAATGACTAGATTAACTATTATAAATCTCAGctattagattatattttttaaaatagccagtaactaattataataatattaaatttattttaaaagatattacaGATAAAGGAAACTTTATATccatataattaatagataacTCAtcctttattatattaattctttacTTTTACAGTTCATAAGcaattaaagatttaattaaaaatatttattattgcttagagatataacaaaataaaaaaaaatgaatctattatctcttaaaattaaaattgattaaaatttgtaatatttataaattcaatataaaaatcttttaaaattaaaaaatgatgtATTATGCCCTGTCAGCAAGAAAACGATCTTCAGTCTAGAAACAACAAAATCAAACTGGCATAATCGATGCCAACAACAAGAACcaacatttataaattaaggAAGCAAATAGTCAAGGTAAATTTGTCTTCGTGAATTTTTGTCTCGCAATAGCAATAGCaacttctaaatttttatgataaacTGTTGCAGGTGCTATTAATTATTcgttttgttattttcttgaaagGGGAAAACATTGTagttaatcaaatttaaactCTCAGTGATTTTGGATGATATCGCacagaaatataatttatcttatcAAATGTgaagatttaaaaaaacaaaaaatcatcttgttttattaagtattttatCTGTTAATACAGTAAAATACTGGTAACACTCGCACAGAATCAACAGCCCGTAATATAGTATCTCTATAGGTGGATTTCAGCCATTATATCAGGTAATATGTTGATACACTTgtacttaataaaatagaaagaaggCAACTTGGGAAGTGAAAAAGTGACCAATTGTACCTCAGAAACAGGAAATTCAACAGTGTGTTTTCCTGCTGGTTTAATAGTGATCTCAGTGACAGTGTCGGTTGTGCCAAATTCTCCATCTTTACTCAGGCCTCCATACTTGACAGGTATTTGCTCAGCAGCAATATACCTAAATGATGGTAGAAATGCAAAACTTAACTCACCAATCCAACACTTACTAAGTGtacaaaaaaagaagcaagGCCTAGATTCAATTTATTGTACCAACCTGAAAAGGATCTCTGCAGATTTGGAAGGGCCTGCAAAGACAAACTTGCTTCTAGTCCTCTGCGTCAAAAATGGGCTCATCATTTTATTGAAAGCTAGGTACCACCAAGGCACATTGATGAACACCTGCAACCACACACAACAATAACCTCCAGATAAAGATTTTGCTAGTTTGTTGTAGTTTAAGAGATTGATAGTCATTagacaaataaaacaaaacttaAGATACCTGTTTTGCTACAAATTCAGGATAGTTGTCTTGGAGCAATTGAAGTGCCTGTTTGGTAGCTTGTCTTAGCTCCCTCTTTGTAGGTCCAGGGGAATTCTTCAAGTCATTAACCTGAACAATGGTGGAAATACCACCAGGGGTGAATTCCAATTTCCTAATACTCCTTTCCAAGAATTGGATTCTCCACTTCAGGAACCTATTCCTCTTCTCTTCATCAGAAAAACATTTCTGGTAAAGCTCCTTGTCTTGAAATTCCCCATACACATTGTAGCATACTGGATGCCTTTCTTTATCAAAACCGTGCATAAAAACTGCTTTTCCTAAATCATCACCCAAGTCTTCTTCAAGCAATTCATCAATGCCAAATTCCTTTCTCCATCGAATAGTGTTCTTAAGCATGGTGAATGCATCTCTGACCTTAAAATCCCTGGCGCgcaaaaatttcaaaagaatcACATCACTTCTCTCATCTGCTAGAAGTGGAATTCCCCAGATAGAAACTTCCTCTGGCGGCACTTGTATAACATCTTTGGCTTCCTCCTCCACTGTGGATGAGACAGTTTCCTTTGCTTCCGGCTCTTTGGCGACAAGAGGCAAAGTCTGCTCTTGTGGAGCTGAAGAAGAGACTGCCACAATAGTCTCTTCAATAGCTTCCACAGTCTTTGCACCATCATCATCCATAGCATCGCAAGGATGAACCACCTTATTTTCTTCAGAAACATCTGTTTGCactgtttcaattttttcatttttttcaactTCATCTTTGGTTTCTTCTGCTTCTACTACAACTTTGTCCTCTGCCTTTAGTTTTTCTTCTGGTGCCGGTTCTTCTTGTGCTGGTTTCTGCTCTTCTTGCGCTTTTgcagcttcttctttttcctctttagCTGGTGCCACCGAGGGATTTACGTTAGTAAATTCATGCTTATTAAGAGCTTCTTGAACTAGTTGTCTAAGCTCTTCAACAGCTTTCTTCTCAGAATCCAAGAGATCAGCAACTTTAGTACTCTCTTCTTTAAAAGAAAGCGGCTCAGGGATTTTCTCATCATTACCGCCACTGGGTTTCAATACTTCAGTTTGTACTGCCTGCTCAGCCTGCTTTGGCTTCAAAGGTTCTTCCTCAGTCTCTGGAACTGGTGGTGCCTCTTTCTCAACAACCTGAATCGACGGCGGCGGCGGTGCTGGTGTTGGTGTCATTTTCCCTGCTTGTGGAACATCAGCAACTACTaccacttcttcttcttcttcttctacttgcCTCGCCAACTCTTCTTGAGCTCCCTTCTGAACCTCCTCGGCCATTGTAGAAATTGTTGCCTGTTAATtccttcaagaaaatattaggGAGAGAGAGTAAGAAGGAGAGGGAGATTAGACAGAGGAGTAATGGTTGAGATGGGTAATGGAGATGGGCAGTTATATAAGGGAGGAGGAGGTGGTGGTGatgatggtggtggtggtagTGGTTGGTGAGTTAACAGAAGCGTGGGTTTGTGTCAAAGGTAAAGGCCGATCTGTCATGCTCATCCAAGCCAGCTAGGACAAATTTTTGTCTATAAATGGGGGACCCATTAATATCCAATTTACAATCTGTCCATTTTTCTTTCGTTGCTTTTGAGAACTTTGAACAAACAAAGGAATTCAAGGGGAATGATGGACCATGGCTTACACTGACGTGGACTAAGTAAGCCAATAATAataggataaatttttaaatttatacattttaccaaataaataaataatacataattgagtatattatattttcatgttattttattaagagtctgtttttctcataaatatttaaattatttaaatttaaattatttaaattatttaaatttaaaattttgaaattcataattttcaaattttatactttttgaaatttagaatctattatttttactgaataagtttcaaaattttattttttattcaaaaatatatttttatattaaaaattatataaaaattttataataaattaaaacgatttatatgttttaaaattataaaagaagctaatataatattagcttttaaaatattagatatttatattaaagtcacaactgaaataaaaataaaaaatctaatataggaaaataagtaagatatattttaaaataataatattttattatcagataatattagtcaattaaaatttttaatttaaatatatattcttaattttatccTTGAATTTAGAATaacatttaaagaaaaatataaagctAAGAAGGTTTTaggaattatattttttatatatttaaatattttttatatacttaaatttatctttcctaaatttaagtttttataaattttaatttcaattttcagttgtctaaataataataaaacttttttgaatttcttatAACTCtaagttatattattattagttttcaGGTGAATTATTTGACATTCACTATTTTTCATGTAATTATAGCAATTTGTTATATATCTTAAACTTATGGATTAagttatcaatttaaaatatttaacatcCGATATAATAtggtaattataataatttattttaaaatatttaacgaTTGAAATCTTTTCATGTAGGTCATATTTgtaattacatttttaatttaaaattgaacaattaagattttataaagaatttagattcaaaatttaaaaaataaataatttcttataggataataattttcagctatttattttaaatcattgtcatgtttaatttaaatataaaagaaatgtttAGACTTATTTACAGTTCAATTAGACTTTAGAATTGGTCTAATACATGTTGTTAGTTTAATCTACAACTGAACcgactaaaaattaaaacagtcccaaatcataaatattaagagTCCTTGTATAGTGCACATGTTGTATATATAAATCTgatatttttaactattaaatcagttttttttttttttgaccaTTAGATGAAATAATTAGTAACCTGTTAAAAGTggtcatttattttaaatatgctAATTTGTTACCtgtaaaatatattacttttataattcaacattattattttcagttcTCTTTTAATGGTCACTTTGCAGTTTCCTAATGAGCAAAagaatttctctctttatattaCTATTTCTCCTTCTTGTTTAGTAATACTATTCGGGTAACGCCAACCAAAGTAACAGATTGCATGTTTTGTAAATATACCTTTACACTATTAGATTTTCatttttgatttattatttattatttcttttatataaattgtgAGTTAAATCTTCAAaatgaattgattaaaatgtaaaagattatttttagtataaaagtttttatcacattaaaaatttttatttatctcttttcagttcataatttacaaaaaatacaaaataaaaaacaattattatattttcatatgttatattattaatatatttattcgtcaacaatatttaatatgtCAATAAGTTTGAGTCTTTTAACTTCAATATTACATATTCttattagttataaatattagattaatatatatgtttatattttattatatcattaTTGTTTATAATAGTCTAATAATAGGCATGatattattacatttatatttagtatagTGTTTATCAATctcaatatataatattttatttataactagaaaaataaaataatcactttatgatgaaaaaaatatttataattaaaataatagcaacAACGAGATATCAcatagataataaaaaaaaaattataaccaAACAACTGTCCAACTAGCGAGCCTAAAGAATGCATGCTTTACCAAAATATTAGACATATAAATAACATTTAATAcactattaaattattaattttttttttaaatttatcgcTTTACTcaacattaaaatttaaaccaAAGTGTTCAATTTTAAAGGACCATCACAAATTTAATCTTGTCTTTCATGACTAAAACATATCTTTTTTGTCGTTGGAGTG
The sequence above is drawn from the Ricinus communis isolate WT05 ecotype wild-type chromosome 7, ASM1957865v1, whole genome shotgun sequence genome and encodes:
- the LOC8276487 gene encoding patellin-3, whose amino-acid sequence is MAEEVQKGAQEELARQVEEEEEEVVVVADVPQAGKMTPTPAPPPPSIQVVEKEAPPVPETEEEPLKPKQAEQAVQTEVLKPSGGNDEKIPEPLSFKEESTKVADLLDSEKKAVEELRQLVQEALNKHEFTNVNPSVAPAKEEKEEAAKAQEEQKPAQEEPAPEEKLKAEDKVVVEAEETKDEVEKNEKIETVQTDVSEENKVVHPCDAMDDDGAKTVEAIEETIVAVSSSAPQEQTLPLVAKEPEAKETVSSTVEEEAKDVIQVPPEEVSIWGIPLLADERSDVILLKFLRARDFKVRDAFTMLKNTIRWRKEFGIDELLEEDLGDDLGKAVFMHGFDKERHPVCYNVYGEFQDKELYQKCFSDEEKRNRFLKWRIQFLERSIRKLEFTPGGISTIVQVNDLKNSPGPTKRELRQATKQALQLLQDNYPEFVAKQVFINVPWWYLAFNKMMSPFLTQRTRSKFVFAGPSKSAEILFRYIAAEQIPVKYGGLSKDGEFGTTDTVTEITIKPAGKHTVEFPVSEACLLTWEVRVVGWDVNYGAEFVPSAEQSYTVIIQKARKIGVTEEPVVCNSFKIGEPGKIVLTIDNPTSKKKKLLYRLKTKLSSD